Part of the Brevibacillus brevis genome is shown below.
CAGGCTTCCGCTATGTCCTGCATGGAAGCGGACGTGTAGCCCTTCTCCTTGAATACTTCCATGGCTTTGTGAACAATCTGCTGCTTTTTACCTTCATCCATCGTACTCACCCCTCCGTATTCTGACATGCCGGACAAGCGAGGTCAATATATGGAATTGACAATGAAAACTCGTCAGTCATATAATGAACTCGAAAGTTTTCTGAGCGGAAAAAGGAGGAGGAAGCGGCTTGAAAATCGCAGAAGGTTTGGAAATGCTGGAGTTGCCAATGGTAGCGAGAGGGAACGAGATGATCATCCATCCCGTGGTTGTATATGGTGAGAATTCCTGTGTGCTGGTGGATACCGGAATGCCGAACTGCTACCAGGCCATCGTGAATTCCCTCGATCAGGCCGGGATACCCGCTGAGGGTCTGCATGCCGTTATTCTGACCCATCAGGATATCGATCATGTGGGGAGTCTGCCGCATTTTCTGGCTCGGGCGCGGCAGCCGCTGGATGTGTACGCGCACGCGGACGACAAGCGTGCCATCGACGGAGAGGTTCCTCTGCTGAAGCTCCCGCCTGAAATGAGTAGCGCCATTCTTCAATCGCTGCCGCCAAAGGAGCGCAGCGAGTACGAACACGCCTTTTCTTCCAAGACGGGCCCGAATGTCAATCGTGTCGTGACGGATGGGGAAGTCTTGCCGTTCGGAGGTGGGCTGCGCGTCATCCATACGCCCGGACATACGCCGGGTCATATCAGCCTGTATCACGAAGCGAGCCGCACGCTGATCGCGGGTGACGCGATGATCGTGGAAAACGGAGAGCTGAAGGGACCGAGACCGCAAGTCACTCCGGACATGGACGAGGCCATTCGTTCCCTGAAAAAACTGACGGTCCTGCCCATCGAAATCGTGATTTGCTACCATGGCGGCGTGTTCAAGGGCGACGTGAAAAAGCGGCTCGAGGAGCTTGCGGCGTCGGTGAAGTAACATGGCCGGCCAACGATTGGGTTCCTTTTTGCTGACGTTCTTGATCGCGGTCTTGGGCGGCCTTGCCTTTCAATGGCTGCATTTGCCGATCCCCTGGCTGCTCGGTCCGATGCTGTTCGTCCTTGTCGGCACCAAGCTGTGGAAGTCGTTTCGCCCGTTTTGGCCGGGGACTGTCCGCGACACCGGCATGATCGTGATCGGCTATACGGTCGGCCTGTCGTTTACGATGGCGACGCTGAGGCAAATCGGGCAGCAGCTGCCTTCGATGATCCTGCTCACGGCTCTGCTGCTGCTTTGCGCTTTTTGCATCGCCCTTTTGGTCTCCAAAGTGTCGCGGATTCCGTTTCCGACGGTGTTGATGGGGAGCATTCCCGGCGGTCTCAGCCAAATGATTCCGCTGGCGGAAGAGATCAAAGGGGTCGATCTGACCGTCGTCACGTTTCTGCAGGTGTCCCGACTCCTGATGATCATTTTCTTTGTGCCCATGCTCATCTTCAGTCCGTTCTTCGGGCTGGAGGGGGTAGACCACCAGCTGATCGCTGGCCAGGCGTCGGCGAGCTGGAGCGGCTTGTACCCGCATGTGCTTCTGTTTGCCGTCGCCTGCACCGCCTGCGCCCTGCTCGGTAAAAGGATCCACTTTCCGGCGGCGTTTTTTCTGGGGCCGATGATCGCCACCATCCTGATCAATCTGTCCGGGTATAGTGGTCCGGGTCTGCCAACCTTGCTGCTGAACGCGTCCCAGCTCGCGATCGGCGGCTACATCGGATTGCTGCTGAAGCCCGAGCAGCTGAGGAACAAGCTCGCCATGGCGGTGCTGGCTATCTTGAGCGGGGCAGTCTTGATCAGCTGTTCGCTCGGCCTCAGCTACCTGCTGACTACGCTTCACGCCGTTTCGTTCGTGACTGCCTTTTTGGGACTCTCTCCCGGCGGCATGGATCAGATGGGGATTATCGCGAAAGAGGTCCACGCCGACTTGTCCGTGGTGATCTGTTATCAGCTGTTTCGGACTTTGTTCATTTTTCTGATCGTGCCGTTCCTGATCAAGCTGATCTTCCGGTCGCGTCTGCGGGGCAAGGTCGCGGAGACGACCTGACGATTGTCAAACCAATACAGCTTCATCACAGCAGGTGCCTTGCCGCATCTGCTGTTTTTTGTTTGATCAGGGAGAGGCTTTCAAGGAAAAGGCTGCGTACGACGCTGCGTCGCCCCAAAACAGAGATAATTACTCGGGATTCATTTTGTGATATAGTTGCTGTTGTGAATTGCTAGAATAGACGAATGATTTCATCTGTGGCTTAGCGCTAGTTCGCTGGGCACGGCGGATACAGAAAGGACGGGTTCGCATGGCAAAGACAGAACATACAGAAGAAAGCTTGCTGTTCACCAGGGTGAACAAGGCTACCCAGGCATTGCCGATCTCGTTCGAGGACTGGGAGCAAAAGGCGCGGGAGGTGCTGCCGGACGGCCCGTTCGATTACATCGCAGGCGGATCCGGAGCGGAAGAGACGCTGGCTTCCAACCGTACCGCGTTCTCCAAGTGGGCCATCGTGCCGCGGATGCTGCGTGATGTTTCCCGGCGCTCTCTCGGCATCGAGCTGTTCGGGCAGTCCTGGAAAACGCCGGTACTGCTGGCCCCGGTCGGTATGCAGGCCATTGCCCATCCGGAAGGCGAGCTGGCGACGGCGAGGGCGGCTGCGGCCGCAGGCGTGCCGATGGTGGTCAGCACGGTGTCGGCGCATTCGCTGGAGCAAATCGCCGACACGATGGGAGATGCTCCTCGCTGGTTCCAGCTCTACTGGTCCAACGATCGGGAAGTGTGCGCCAGCATGGTGAAGCGCGCAGAGACGGCGGGTTATTCCGCTATCGTCGTGACTGTGGACACGGTGTTGCTCGGCTGGAAGCGCCGAGATTTCCGCAACGGCTACTCCCCTCTGCGTGAAGGCAAAGGCCTTGCGAACTACATCAGCGATCCAATCTTTTGCTCGCGCCTGGCCGAGGTGAACATGGAGAATGCCGTCGAAGAAGTGCTCCGCAATATTTACCATCCGACCCTGAACTGGGATGACATCGATTATTTGCGCCAGCATACCGGTCTGCCGATCCTTGTCAAAGGCATCCTGCATCCGGACGACGCCAAAATAGCAGTGGAGCGCGGCGTAGACGGCATCATCGTATCCAACCACGGCGGGCGCCAGCTGGACGGAGCGATCTCGACGCTGGATGCGCTGCCGGCCATCGCCGAAGCGGTAGAGGGTCGCATCCCGGTGCTCCTGGACAGCGGCGTGCGCACCGGCGCGGATGTGGTCAAGGCGCTCGCGCTTGGAGCGGCAGCCGTCCTGATCGGTCGTCCCTTCATGTACGGTCTGGCGGTCGCGGGCGAGCAAGGCGTAGCGAGCGTGATCGATACGCTGATCCAGGAGCTGGATGTATCGCTGGCGTTGTCGGGTGCAAGTTCGGTGGAGGAACTGAACTCTCGCATTCTTGTTCGCGTATAGTCTAACAACGAAAAGAGACCAATCCCCTTGAAAGAAGGAGGATTGGTCTTTTTCCTACAGATCGCAGCCGCGGCTCCGCCAAATAGCATAGCGCAGCCAGGTTTTCTAATTCGAGGCTATCTTTCCTTGACGGAAGCGTGGGCCGAAATCCCGTCCAGGATAGCATCCCAGTCATTTTCATGAAGCTCGTGGCCCGTACCTGCAAGTGTGAGGAGCGCAGCACCCGGTATCGTGTTGGCGAGGTGAACGCCATGCGCAAAAGGGATAATCGGGTCTTCCGTGCCGTGGATAACCAAGGCAGGCTGGGAAATCTCGTTCGTCCTCGTCAGGTAGTCTTCGCCGCCTGTAACAAAGGCGTGGTTGTACATGCTTGGCAGATGGCGTGCGCGCCGTGCTTCTTCGGTTGCCATCCTTTCGACCTTTTGCTGGTCAAAAGGATGCTTCGTTCTTCGAATGGCGGAGCGCAAAGATTTGCGTGAGCAGTCCGCCCATCGACATCCCGACGATGTGTGCCTGTTTGATGCCAAAGGCGTCGAGCACGCGCGCCGCATCATCGGCCATATCCTCGAAGGTGTAGCCGGGCGAACCGGGCGTGTAAGTGATAGAGCGGCCGACATCGCGATTGTCGTAGCGAATGACGAAGAAGCCTCTCCCAGCCAGACGCTGGCAGAAGTCGGTCTCCCACCAGATCATCGAGGCGGTCGCCCCCATCACCAATAGAATGGCTGGATCTCTCGGACTTCCAAAGCTTTCTGCGCAAAGTTCGATTCCATCCACGGACAGTATTTGTTCACTCATAGTCGATCTTTCCTCCTGAAAAGAAAATAAAAAACACAGGCATGGCTGCCTGTGCGGACGGAAATCGGAAAAGGATGAGGGCTTTTCCGCATGTCAAAAAAAGCAGACGCGGAAGTCTCTCTACCTCAAAGCATAATAAAAATGGGTTCCCGTATGGGCAAACCGGTTTCCGATTCCTACGCACCAGGCATAGTCTTATGGCGCACATCATTAATGGCGCATCAGTCATCGGAAATTAATTTGCCACACGTAACCCTCCGTTCAATGTAAAGTGAGCTCAGCATAACACAAACGTTTTGAAATTTCAACCAGCGTTGCAAGCGGATTCCTTTTCGTTCGAGGTCCTGCCACTAGCAGAGAGACTTGGCAAAACGTTTGCAAAACTGTTGCAAAAGCCCAGGGACTACGCCGTTGATCTTTGCAGGATCCATGGTACAATGAAGCCAACTTGGGCTAGAAAATCTTACCTGAACCAAAAAGGATCCAATCCAGCTGTGGGAAAGGATCTTTTTTTCACGTACAGGACAGGAAATAACGGGGGAACTGGGGATAGATAGATGAGACAAGAAGCTGTAATGGAACTCTCACCGCAGGAATGGGAAGAGCTTTTGCAGGAAAAGGACGAAAAACTGAAGGCGGCACTCCAGGAGCTGGCAGACGTCAGACGAGCCCTGGACAAATCGTCGATCGTGGCCATCACGGATCATCGGGGGATCATCCTGAGCGCGAACGACCAGTTTTGCCGCATTTCCAAATACAGCCGCAGCGAGCTGATTGGCCAGGATCATCGGCTACTGAATTCGGGCCATCATCCCAAAGCCTTTTTCAAACAGATGTGGGCGACGATCGGCTCGGGGCAAATATGGCGGGGAGAGATCCGCAACCGCGCCAAGGACGGGTCGATGTACTGGGTCGATACGACGATCGTGCCGTTTGTCGACCAGCAGGGGAAAATCACCCGGTACGTCTCGATCCGCAGCGACATCACCGACCGCAAAAACATGGAAGAGGAGCTGCAGCGAAGCCAGGAGAAGTACCGGATCATCGCGGAGAATACGTCGGACATCATCTCGATGGTCGATGAACGGGGAGACTTTTTGTATTTATCCCCTTCGCACAGGATGCTGTGGGAGCACGAGGTCCCAAACGGGCAGATTCAAAACCTGTTCGGCTGGCTGGAGGAAGACGATAGAGAGATCATGGATTACGCGATCCGCTACGTGTACTCGACGGGCAAAGGATACATGGCGGAGTGCCGGATCCGGACGGAGAGAGGGACGCCGATCTGGACGGAAACGAAGCTCAATCCAATCCTGGACGAAGCGGGCAACGTAAGCGCGGTGCTGCTCGTGACACGCGACATCACGGACCGCAAGCTCTCCGAAGAAACGATCCACCACCTGGCGTATCACGACGCTTTGACGGATCTGCCCAACCGCCGCATGTACATCCAGCATGTGACCAAGGAAATCATGCAGGCCAAGCGATTCCAGTCCAACATGGCGGTCCTGTTTCTCGATATGGACCGTTTCAAGGATATCAACGATTCCTTCGGTCACGACGTGGGAGATTTGCTGCTGATCGAGACGGCGAGGCGCCTCCAGGCCTGTGTGGAGCAGGGAGATATTGTCGCGCGTCTCGGCGGGGACGAATTCACGATCCTTTTGCGCCAGATCAAGGAG
Proteins encoded:
- a CDS encoding MBL fold metallo-hydrolase; the encoded protein is MKIAEGLEMLELPMVARGNEMIIHPVVVYGENSCVLVDTGMPNCYQAIVNSLDQAGIPAEGLHAVILTHQDIDHVGSLPHFLARARQPLDVYAHADDKRAIDGEVPLLKLPPEMSSAILQSLPPKERSEYEHAFSSKTGPNVNRVVTDGEVLPFGGGLRVIHTPGHTPGHISLYHEASRTLIAGDAMIVENGELKGPRPQVTPDMDEAIRSLKKLTVLPIEIVICYHGGVFKGDVKKRLEELAASVK
- a CDS encoding AbrB family transcriptional regulator; this translates as MAGQRLGSFLLTFLIAVLGGLAFQWLHLPIPWLLGPMLFVLVGTKLWKSFRPFWPGTVRDTGMIVIGYTVGLSFTMATLRQIGQQLPSMILLTALLLLCAFCIALLVSKVSRIPFPTVLMGSIPGGLSQMIPLAEEIKGVDLTVVTFLQVSRLLMIIFFVPMLIFSPFFGLEGVDHQLIAGQASASWSGLYPHVLLFAVACTACALLGKRIHFPAAFFLGPMIATILINLSGYSGPGLPTLLLNASQLAIGGYIGLLLKPEQLRNKLAMAVLAILSGAVLISCSLGLSYLLTTLHAVSFVTAFLGLSPGGMDQMGIIAKEVHADLSVVICYQLFRTLFIFLIVPFLIKLIFRSRLRGKVAETT
- a CDS encoding alpha-hydroxy-acid oxidizing protein, whose amino-acid sequence is MAKTEHTEESLLFTRVNKATQALPISFEDWEQKAREVLPDGPFDYIAGGSGAEETLASNRTAFSKWAIVPRMLRDVSRRSLGIELFGQSWKTPVLLAPVGMQAIAHPEGELATARAAAAAGVPMVVSTVSAHSLEQIADTMGDAPRWFQLYWSNDREVCASMVKRAETAGYSAIVVTVDTVLLGWKRRDFRNGYSPLREGKGLANYISDPIFCSRLAEVNMENAVEEVLRNIYHPTLNWDDIDYLRQHTGLPILVKGILHPDDAKIAVERGVDGIIVSNHGGRQLDGAISTLDALPAIAEAVEGRIPVLLDSGVRTGADVVKALALGAAAVLIGRPFMYGLAVAGEQGVASVIDTLIQELDVSLALSGASSVEELNSRILVRV
- a CDS encoding EAL domain-containing protein, translating into MRQEAVMELSPQEWEELLQEKDEKLKAALQELADVRRALDKSSIVAITDHRGIILSANDQFCRISKYSRSELIGQDHRLLNSGHHPKAFFKQMWATIGSGQIWRGEIRNRAKDGSMYWVDTTIVPFVDQQGKITRYVSIRSDITDRKNMEEELQRSQEKYRIIAENTSDIISMVDERGDFLYLSPSHRMLWEHEVPNGQIQNLFGWLEEDDREIMDYAIRYVYSTGKGYMAECRIRTERGTPIWTETKLNPILDEAGNVSAVLLVTRDITDRKLSEETIHHLAYHDALTDLPNRRMYIQHVTKEIMQAKRFQSNMAVLFLDMDRFKDINDSFGHDVGDLLLIETARRLQACVEQGDIVARLGGDEFTILLRQIKEQPQAEMVAQRIMAELQKPFDLNGHLMSISCSIGIALFPQDGDQAEDLLKRADTALYSVKSQGRNGYAFFDPTMEAKSLERILMENELRKAIEQEQFHIYYQPKMDIATQQLTGMEALVRWIHPELGVISPGRFIPVAEETGLIVELGEWILREACKQNKKWQDEGHQLKVSVNLSARQIFQKDLVEMVTRILGETGLAPAWLELEITESIFVKMEEATVVLKQLRDAGIQISIDDFGTGYSSFSYIKSLPVDTIKIDASFIRDIHHNQESQAIVKAIVTIADSLQMNVIAEGIELDDQAEALQQNGCVHGQGYLFSKPLATADFEHFLLNR